One genomic region from Amaranthus tricolor cultivar Red isolate AtriRed21 chromosome 12, ASM2621246v1, whole genome shotgun sequence encodes:
- the LOC130828570 gene encoding uncharacterized protein LOC130828570, producing the protein MILSGKIHNMRPIGSQAIRETHSTETHVPEAHAVENKGRGNYNNRDRRRGNFRGRGRGRGQGCGNINGHGRKFQRFGRGHFPQNCQNGYYNNNSQRGKQVEYQNKNSHQEGKESICYNCGMTGHWARTCRTAKHFVELYLASQKKKGKDFYLDGDKNDKEYDEDI; encoded by the exons ATGATCTTGTCTGGAAAAATTCATAATATGAGACCTATTGGATCTCAAGCTATCCGTGAGACACACTCTACTGAAACACATGTGCCTGAAGCACATGCTGTTGAAAATAAAGGTCGTGGAAATTATAATAACCGTGATAGAAGACGCGGAAATTTtcgaggaagaggaagaggacgAGGACAAGGTTGTGGAAATATTAATGGACATGGTAGAAAGTTCCAAAGATTCGGTAGAGGCCACTTTCCCCAAAATTGTCAAAATGgttattacaataataattctcaAAGGGGAAAACAAGTTGAATATCAGAATAAAAATAGCCatcaagaaggaaaagaaagtatttgttacaaTTGTGGCATGACAGGGCATTGGGCACGTACATGTCGTACTGCCAAACATTTCGTAGAGCTGTATCTAGCttcccaaaagaaaaagggaaaag ACTTCTATTTGGATGGCgataaaaatgataaagaatatgatgaagatatttga